The DNA sequence CGCGGTGCTGCACGCGGGCGATGAGCTTGGTGTAGTCGTAGTTGCCTTCCAGCACACCCTTGACGCCCTGTGCCAGATGCACCTGAAGCACCGGAAAGCGTGTGCCCAGGCTCACCCGGGTGAAATCGCCGCTCACGTACTTCTCCTTCCAGGCGAAGCGCGTGTTCATGATCAGCTCGCTGGTGGTGATGCTGTTCACCAGGTCCGGCTCGGCGTCATCGATATTGCGCACATAGGCCAGGCTGCCGCGCGGGAACAGCGTGCGGTGGCGCAGCATGAAGGTGCTGCTGAAGCCCATGATCCACTCCCGCTCCACCCAGGCCTGGTACTCGTCCACCATGGTGAGCTTGTCGTTGGGTGTGCGGCGGAAGGCGCTGCTGAGGATGTTGTCCTCACGGAAGGCGCCGACACTCTGGCCCAACTGCTCGATGTCGCGCTTGAAGGAAGCCCCGGCGATCACCCGTGGTTCCCGGCTGATGAAGAACTTGGTGGCCAGGCCGTACTTCACCTCGGTATCCAGGGTGCCGTAGGCGGCGTAGCCCTCGAACTCCACATTGCGGCTCCATTGGCTGCTGGTGCGCGCGCCCACGCGGAAGCGGCTTCCTTCCACGGGGTTGAAACTGTACACCGTGAAATATGGGCCCAACTCCAGGTTGTCCATCGGGTAATAGCCCGTCACCACGGTCTGTATGATGTCGATGTAGGTGCGGAAGCGTGGGATCGTCTTCATGGTGTCCACCATGTGGTAGATCGCCAGTTCCTTCGCCGTGAGCGGTATGTGGCGGTTGCTCTCCCAGAAGTCGCTGCCTTCGCTGAGCGGATCCACGGCCATCACCACCTCCTCCACCCCGGCGTAGAATCCCTCCTCGCGCGGCCGGTTGATGGTGAAGTCCCGGTAGGTGGCGGTGCGCCGACCATAGAGCCCCTGCACGGCGTTCTTGTTGGGCTTTCCCGCATCGCGGATGACATTGAGGTCCACGACGAGTTCATCGCGGGTGAGCATCCACACCTCGGTCTCCACCTGGTCGTACTCCTGCCGCACACGGAAGGCCTGCACGAAGTTGAGGTTGGCGCCCTCGTGTATCCCCGCTTCGATGCGGCGCACGGCGTAGGTGGTGTCGTTGATCCACATCTCGCCCTTGAAGGCGAGTTCCTGCGGGCGCTTGGGCGTGAACTCCAGTTTGTAGCACCAGTAGCGGCCGATGTAGGCGCTGTCCGTGAGGTAGTAGTTGTAGAAGCCCCGGCCACCATCGGCGATCGGGCTCACGAAGTTCTTTCCGAAGATCAGCAGGAAGTTGTCGTAGATGTTCACGTTCTGGTACATGTCGCCCATGAACTGGCTCACGCTCTCGTTCTCCACGCCGCTCACCTTGGTGCCGCGGATCAACTCCTTCCGCGCACGCGGCTTCTGCCGGTAGAACACCTCGCTGAGGGTCTCGGTCATGAAGATGGGCAGGTAGGGCTTGGCGTCCGTGCTGTCGATGTTGTCGAAGATGAACGCGAAGGGCCTGAAGAGCTTCTTCTCGGTGAACTCCTTGGTGATGTTGTTCAGGTCGAACTCCACCTTGTTGTACGCCTGGTACTCGTAGGCGTCGAGCTTCGCGCGGTTGTTGGTGGGCTTGTGCTGCACCACGCGGCGCAGGATGGTGAATGCGGGGTTCTCGTCGGAGGGTCGGATGATGACCTCGGCCAGTTGCACGCTGCTCGGCTCCAGGGCGATGTCGATCCGTTGCTCGCGGTCCTTGCGCACGGCGCGGCTCTGCGCCCTGTAGCCCACGGCGCTCACGCGGATGGAATCGGTGGCGTAATAGGTCTCGAAGGCGTAGTTGCCATCGAAGTCGCTGGTGGTGCCGATGCGGCTGTCGATGAAGGCGATGTTGACGAAGGGTACCGGCTCGCCGGTGGCCGCATCCGTGATCTTGCCGGTCACACGCGTGGTCTGGGCCATGGTGGCACAACACCATAGGACCGGCACCGCGGCGAGTATCCGCCATAGGTTGTGCGTCGACCGGTTCATGCGGTGGCTGTGGCGACGTTGGCCTGGGCAGCGCGGCGTTCCATGCGGCGCAGGGTGCGGGCGCTGAGGATGATGCCGCCCTCGTAGAGCAGCATCAGCGGCGCTGTCACGATCAACTGGCTGATCACGTCCGGCGGCGTGATGATGGCCGAGGCCACCAGCACCAGCACGAAGGCGTGCTTGCGGTAGCGCCGCAGGAAGTACGGGGTGATGAGACCCGCGCGCGTGAGGAAGAGCACCACGATCGGCAGTTGGAAGAGGATGCCGGTCCACAAGGTCACGCTTGTCACCATGCCGATGTAGCTGTCCAGCGCGATGGTGTTGCGCACGGCCTCGCTCACCCGGTAGCTGCCGAAGAACTGCACACTCAAGGGTGCCAGCAGAAAATATCCGAAGGAGACGCCAGCCATGAACAGGAGCGACGCGAAACCCGCCACCCAACGCATGGGGGCGCGCTCCTCGGGGCGCAGGCCGGGCGCCACGAAACGCCACAACTCCCAGATCACATAGGGAAAGGCCACCACGATCCCGGCCACCGCGCTCACCATCAGGTGGGTGAAGAACTGGCCGCTCATGCTGATGTTCTGCAGGTCGAAGCCCACCCCTTGTGCGCAGAGCGCATCGCCCATGCCCAGCGCCTGGCCCAAGGCGCAGAAGCCCCGGTAGGTGACGAAATCGCCACGCATGGGCCCCAGCACCACCAGATCGAACACCACGGCCTTGGCCACGAAGGCGGCCACCATGCCGATGCCGATGGCGATCGCCGAGCGCACCAGGGTCCACCGGAGCTCCTCCAGGTGTTCCAGGAAGGTCATCTCTGTAGCGGCTTGCTGGCTGGCCACGGGCGGTGCGCGCATGTCCCGCGCTCCTGCGGCGCCCCGCCGCCGAAGGGTATCTGGGACACGGCCAAAGATAGAAGCGCACTTCCCGTTCGTTGGCGGTCCTGCCCTTGGAGCAGGTCTCCCGGCCATCCTTCGCACCTTAGCGCTCCGCCATCATGCTGCGCCTGCTGCTCGCTCCCTTCGCCTGGCTCTATGGAGCGGTGCTGCTGCTTCGCCACGCGCTTTACGACCAAGGCTTCCTTCGGCGCAGCGGTACGCGCATCCCCAGCATCGGCGTGGGCAACCTGGCATTGGGCGGTACGGGCAAGACCCCCCATGTGGAACTGGTCTTGCGCACGCTGGAAGGCATCGCCCCCATCGCCACGCTCAGCAGGGGCTACGGCAGAAAGGCGAATGACATCCGGGAAGTGCGTGGGGATGATGGCCCCGCGCAGGTGGGCGATGAACCCCTCCTATTGAAGAAGAAGTTCCCGGCCGTGCGGGTATGGGTGGGCGCCGACCGGGTGGCGGCGTTGGAGAAGATGGTGGAAACCGTTCCCGCGCTGCAGGCCGTGGTGCTGGACGACGCCTTCCAGCACCGCCGCATGGATGCCGGTCTGGACATCCTGCTCACCACCTGGCACCGTCCCTGGCACCGCGATGCCCTGCTGCCCGCCGGCCGGCTGCGCGACCTGCCCGCCCGCGCACGCTTCGCCGATGTGGTGATCGTGACCAAGAGCCCCGCGCTTCCCGCGCAGGCCGACCAACTCCGCTGGCGCGAGGAGCTCGGTCTTCGTCCCGGCCAGCCCCTGTTCTTCAGTGGCATCACCTATGGGGAATTGCGGGTCGAAGGGACTGGGAGGGTGGAGGCTGGCCCGGACGACACGCAGCCGTCATCCTTCAACAGCCAACCTGCGACGGCCCTCAACATCCTCTTGACCACCGGCATCGCCGACCCGGCACCCTTGGTGGACCACCTGCGGAGCCGCTGCGCAACGCTCGACCACGCCGCCTTCCCGGACCATCATGCTTTCACACCCGACGACCTGCGCGGCCTGGCGGCGCGATACGCTAATTTCGCCACCGGCCCGAAAGTGCTGGTCACCACGGAAAAGGACGCCATGCGGCTGTTGCCGATGGTCGCGGGAAGTCCCTTGGAGGGTCTGCCGCTCGCGGTGATCCCCATGAAGGCCTTGATCCTCAACGAACCCGAACGCTTCGCCGCGCTGATAAGAGACCATGTTGCCACGCATCCAGCGGATCGCTGACCACCTGAAAGAGGCCACCGGCGGCTTCAGACCGGAAACCGGCATCATCCTCGGCAGCGGCCTCAGCGGCCTGGCCCAAGCCGTGGAGGTGGCGCATGCCATCGCCTACCGCGACATCCCCGAGTTTCCCGTGAGCACGGTGGAAGGCCATCCGGGCAAGCTCCTCTGCGGCACGCTGGCCGGCAAACCCGTGGTGGTGATGCAGGGCCGCTTCCATTTCTATGAGGGCTGGAGCATGGATGAGGTGGTACTGCCCGTGCGGGTGATGAAATTCCTCGGCATCAAGCGCCTGCTCCTCAGCAACGCCTGCGGTGGCGTGAACCCCGACATGGAGGTGGGCGACCTGATGATCCTGGACGACCACATCAACCTCTTCCCCACCAATCCGCTCATGGGGCCCAACATCGATGCGCTGGGCCCGCGCTTCCCGGACATGAGCGAACCTTACGACCACGCCCTCATCGGCAAGGCCAAGGCGATCGCGCAAGGGCATGGCATCGCCGTGCGCACCGGCACCTATGCAGGCCTCAGCGGGCCCTGCCTGGAAACACCCGCCGAGTATCGCTACGTGCGCGCCATCGGCGCCGATGCCGTGGGCATGAGCACCGTGCCGGAGGTGATCGCCGCGCGGCACATGGGCATCCCCTGCTTCGCGGTGAGTGTGATCACAGACCTGGGCGTGCCGGGCCGGATCGAGAAAACCACCCATGCCATCGTACAACGCGTGGCCAGCGAGGCCGAGCCGAAGCTCACCCGCATCTTCACCGACCTGATCGCCAGTTGCTGATGGAGGCCGTGAGGGAAGTCGTCACAGGCACCGGTGCGCCGCACTGGAGCGAACGCTACGAGTTGGTGGTGGGCCTGGAAGTGCATGCCCAGCTGATCACCGCCAGTAAGGCCTACAGCAGCGACCCCAACGCCTATGGCGACCACCCCAACACCAACGTGAGCGTGGTGACGCTGGGCCATCCCGGCACCCTGCCCGTGCTCAACAAGAAGGTGGTGGAACATGCCATCCGCCTGGGCCTGGCCACCAACTGCGGGATCGCACCGTGGATGCACTTCGCCCGCAAGAACTACTTCTACCCCGACCTGCCCAAGGGCTACCAGATCACGCAGGACCACACGCCGATCTGCACCAAGGGCCATGTGGACATACCGAACACACGCGGTGGCGAAGGTCCATTCACACGCATCGGCATCACGCGCATCCACATGGAGGAGGACGCCGGCAAGAGCCTGCACGATGTGGATCCCTTCAACACCCTGGTGGACCTGAACCGCGCCGGCGTGCCCTTGCTGGAGATCGTGAGCGAGCCCGACATCCGCAGCGGGCAGGAGGCCTACGACTACCTCACCGAGATCCGCCGCCTGGTGCGCTACCTGGACATCTGCGACGGCAACATGGAGGAGGGCAGCCTGCGTTGCGATGCGAACATCAGCCTGCGGCCCAAAGGCGAGAAAAAGTTCGGCACGCGCTGCGAGGTGAAGAACATGAACAGCTTCCGCAATGTGATGCGGGCCATCGAATACGAAGCGCAGCGGCAGAGCGAGATCCTGGCCGCAGGCGGTGCCATCCACATGGAGACGCGCACCTTCGACGCCGCCAAGGGCAGCACCGTGGGCATGCGCA is a window from the Flavobacteriales bacterium genome containing:
- a CDS encoding carboxypeptidase-like regulatory domain-containing protein; the encoded protein is MAQTTRVTGKITDAATGEPVPFVNIAFIDSRIGTTSDFDGNYAFETYYATDSIRVSAVGYRAQSRAVRKDREQRIDIALEPSSVQLAEVIIRPSDENPAFTILRRVVQHKPTNNRAKLDAYEYQAYNKVEFDLNNITKEFTEKKLFRPFAFIFDNIDSTDAKPYLPIFMTETLSEVFYRQKPRARKELIRGTKVSGVENESVSQFMGDMYQNVNIYDNFLLIFGKNFVSPIADGGRGFYNYYLTDSAYIGRYWCYKLEFTPKRPQELAFKGEMWINDTTYAVRRIEAGIHEGANLNFVQAFRVRQEYDQVETEVWMLTRDELVVDLNVIRDAGKPNKNAVQGLYGRRTATYRDFTINRPREEGFYAGVEEVVMAVDPLSEGSDFWESNRHIPLTAKELAIYHMVDTMKTIPRFRTYIDIIQTVVTGYYPMDNLELGPYFTVYSFNPVEGSRFRVGARTSSQWSRNVEFEGYAAYGTLDTEVKYGLATKFFISREPRVIAGASFKRDIEQLGQSVGAFREDNILSSAFRRTPNDKLTMVDEYQAWVEREWIMGFSSTFMLRHRTLFPRGSLAYVRNIDDAEPDLVNSITTSELIMNTRFAWKEKYVSGDFTRVSLGTRFPVLQVHLAQGVKGVLEGNYDYTKLIARVQHRVPMGAFGHLRYTVTGGQVWGTLPYPLLLINAGNETFYLDDIAFNTMNFFEFINDRSATLFLEQNLDGLLFNRVPLFRRLKWREVLGLKVAVGSLDRKHREEMELLPFMYDLAGGPFAEASVGVSNILKVLRVDAVRRLTYLDHPNTRPWAFRLKLNIAF
- the tatC gene encoding twin-arginine translocase subunit TatC; the protein is MTFLEHLEELRWTLVRSAIAIGIGMVAAFVAKAVVFDLVVLGPMRGDFVTYRGFCALGQALGMGDALCAQGVGFDLQNISMSGQFFTHLMVSAVAGIVVAFPYVIWELWRFVAPGLRPEERAPMRWVAGFASLLFMAGVSFGYFLLAPLSVQFFGSYRVSEAVRNTIALDSYIGMVTSVTLWTGILFQLPIVVLFLTRAGLITPYFLRRYRKHAFVLVLVASAIITPPDVISQLIVTAPLMLLYEGGIILSARTLRRMERRAAQANVATATA
- the lpxK gene encoding tetraacyldisaccharide 4'-kinase, whose protein sequence is MLRLLLAPFAWLYGAVLLLRHALYDQGFLRRSGTRIPSIGVGNLALGGTGKTPHVELVLRTLEGIAPIATLSRGYGRKANDIREVRGDDGPAQVGDEPLLLKKKFPAVRVWVGADRVAALEKMVETVPALQAVVLDDAFQHRRMDAGLDILLTTWHRPWHRDALLPAGRLRDLPARARFADVVIVTKSPALPAQADQLRWREELGLRPGQPLFFSGITYGELRVEGTGRVEAGPDDTQPSSFNSQPATALNILLTTGIADPAPLVDHLRSRCATLDHAAFPDHHAFTPDDLRGLAARYANFATGPKVLVTTEKDAMRLLPMVAGSPLEGLPLAVIPMKALILNEPERFAALIRDHVATHPADR
- a CDS encoding purine-nucleoside phosphorylase, with product MLPRIQRIADHLKEATGGFRPETGIILGSGLSGLAQAVEVAHAIAYRDIPEFPVSTVEGHPGKLLCGTLAGKPVVVMQGRFHFYEGWSMDEVVLPVRVMKFLGIKRLLLSNACGGVNPDMEVGDLMILDDHINLFPTNPLMGPNIDALGPRFPDMSEPYDHALIGKAKAIAQGHGIAVRTGTYAGLSGPCLETPAEYRYVRAIGADAVGMSTVPEVIAARHMGIPCFAVSVITDLGVPGRIEKTTHAIVQRVASEAEPKLTRIFTDLIASC
- the gatB gene encoding Asp-tRNA(Asn)/Glu-tRNA(Gln) amidotransferase subunit GatB gives rise to the protein MEAVREVVTGTGAPHWSERYELVVGLEVHAQLITASKAYSSDPNAYGDHPNTNVSVVTLGHPGTLPVLNKKVVEHAIRLGLATNCGIAPWMHFARKNYFYPDLPKGYQITQDHTPICTKGHVDIPNTRGGEGPFTRIGITRIHMEEDAGKSLHDVDPFNTLVDLNRAGVPLLEIVSEPDIRSGQEAYDYLTEIRRLVRYLDICDGNMEEGSLRCDANISLRPKGEKKFGTRCEVKNMNSFRNVMRAIEYEAQRQSEILAAGGAIHMETRTFDAAKGSTVGMRSKELAHDYRYFPEPDLQPITVSEAMKEAIRKAMPPLPRELRAKYTGALGLSEYDAAILTDDKATALYYEAVIAHTGNHKAAANWVMGPVRGWVNERGLAMADFPITAERLAGLITLIDAGTVSHSLASQKLFPLMLEDTTASAADLAKKHDLVQDTREDLVEAIMRDAMDRYPDKVEAYRQGNKGLLGLFMGEVMKGTHGKTDPKRANEVVRRMLEHN